One region of Wyeomyia smithii strain HCP4-BCI-WySm-NY-G18 chromosome 3, ASM2978416v1, whole genome shotgun sequence genomic DNA includes:
- the LOC129729843 gene encoding larval cuticle protein A2B-like: MAFKFAVFATIVAVANAVAIGYPAAYPAAYPAIAKVAAPVIAKAVDDYDPNPQYSYSYHIADALTGDNKAQQESRSGDVVTGSYSLVEPDGTRRVVEYTADPVNGFNAVVHREPLGVKAVAPVAKIAAPLAYPAVAKVGAPLGYPAAHLGYPAAHLGYHAAPLGHLGYPAYGKAIVG, encoded by the exons ATGGCATTCAAA TTCGCAGTTTTCGCCACTATCGTGGCAGTAGCCAACGCTGTGGCTATCGGATATCCAGCCGCTTATCCAGCTGCCTATCCAGCCATTGCCAAGGTTGCGGCTCCAGTTATCGCCAAAGCCGTTGATGATTATGACCCCAACCCACAGTACAGTTATAGCTACCATATTGCC GATGCTTTAACCGGAGACAACAAAGCTCAGCAAGAATCTCGCTCTGGAGACGTCGTCACTGGATCATACTCTCTGGTCGAACCCGATGGCACCCGTCGCGTTGTTGAGTACACTGCTGATCCAGTCAACGGATTCAACGCTGTTGTGCATCGTGAACCACTTGGTGTCAAGGCTGTTGCTCCAGTGGCGAAGATTGCTGCACCATTAGCCTATCCAGCCGTCGCCAAGGTTGGTGCTCCATTAGGATATCCAGCTGCGCACCTCGGATACCCAGCTGCACACCTCGGATACCACGCAGCTCCTCTTGGACATTTGGGATACCCAGCTTATGGCAAAGCCATCGTTGGTTAA